Proteins encoded together in one Streptomyces sp. NA04227 window:
- a CDS encoding proline--tRNA ligase, with protein MAQVQRMSRLMIKTLRDDPADAETLSHKLLVRAGYVRRQSAGVWTWLPLGMKVLENISRVVREEMDAIGAQEVLLPALLSKEPYEQSGRWEEYGDLLFRLKDRKGADYLLGPTHEEIFTLLVKDQCTSYKDLPVMLYQIQTKYRDEARPRSGVLRGREFHMKDSYSFDTTDEGLVESYRLHREAYRRIFERLGLDYRIVSAVSGAMGGSASEEFLAPAAAGEDTFADCPNCDYAANTEAVTFAVTPVEGASHPAVELLDTPNTPTIESLADHLGVPASATLKNLLVKVDGEIVAVGVPGNREVDLGKLGEHLAPAEVELVLAEDFEDRDDLVRGYVGPQGLDKVRYLADPRVAPGSSWITGANAEGKHARNVVAGRDFEVDEYLDVVVVEEGDPCPKCGTGLKLDRAIEIGHIFQLGRKYADTFQLDVLGKEGKPVRVTMGSYGIGVSRAVAALAEQSADDKGLCWPREVAPADVHVVAAGKALQTELALEVGERLGAAGLRVLVDDRAGVSPGVKFTDAELIGVPTILVAGRRSGEGVVELKDRRTGEREELTVDEALARLTS; from the coding sequence ATGGCCCAGGTCCAGCGCATGTCCCGGTTGATGATCAAGACGTTGCGCGACGACCCGGCGGACGCCGAGACGCTGAGCCACAAGCTGCTCGTGCGCGCGGGCTACGTACGCCGTCAGTCCGCCGGTGTGTGGACCTGGCTCCCGCTCGGCATGAAGGTCCTGGAGAACATCTCGCGCGTGGTGCGCGAGGAGATGGACGCCATCGGCGCCCAGGAGGTCCTCCTCCCGGCGCTGCTGTCCAAGGAGCCCTACGAGCAGTCGGGCCGCTGGGAGGAGTACGGCGACCTGCTCTTCCGCCTCAAGGACCGCAAGGGCGCCGACTATCTGCTCGGCCCCACCCACGAGGAGATCTTCACCCTCCTGGTCAAGGACCAGTGCACGTCCTACAAGGACCTGCCGGTGATGCTCTACCAGATCCAGACCAAGTACCGTGACGAGGCCCGTCCGCGCTCGGGTGTGCTGCGCGGGCGCGAGTTCCACATGAAGGACTCGTACTCCTTCGACACCACCGACGAGGGGCTCGTCGAGTCCTACCGGCTGCACCGCGAGGCCTACCGCCGGATCTTCGAGCGGCTCGGCCTGGACTACCGCATCGTCTCCGCGGTCTCCGGCGCCATGGGCGGCTCGGCCTCCGAGGAGTTCCTGGCCCCGGCGGCCGCCGGTGAGGACACCTTCGCCGACTGCCCGAACTGCGACTACGCCGCCAACACCGAGGCCGTCACCTTCGCCGTGACGCCCGTCGAGGGCGCCTCGCACCCCGCCGTCGAACTGCTCGACACCCCGAACACCCCCACCATCGAGAGCCTCGCCGACCACCTCGGCGTGCCCGCCTCGGCCACCCTGAAGAACCTGCTCGTCAAGGTCGACGGCGAGATCGTCGCGGTGGGCGTGCCCGGCAACCGCGAGGTCGACCTCGGCAAGCTCGGCGAGCACCTGGCGCCCGCCGAGGTCGAACTGGTCCTGGCCGAGGACTTCGAGGACCGTGACGACCTGGTCCGCGGCTACGTCGGACCGCAGGGTCTGGACAAGGTCCGCTACCTCGCCGACCCGCGCGTCGCTCCCGGCAGCTCCTGGATCACCGGGGCCAACGCCGAGGGCAAGCACGCCAGGAACGTCGTCGCCGGGCGCGACTTCGAGGTCGACGAGTACCTGGACGTCGTCGTCGTCGAGGAGGGCGACCCCTGCCCCAAGTGCGGCACCGGCCTCAAGCTGGACCGCGCCATCGAGATCGGCCACATCTTCCAGCTCGGCCGCAAGTACGCCGACACCTTCCAGCTCGACGTCCTCGGCAAGGAGGGCAAGCCGGTGAGGGTCACCATGGGCTCGTACGGCATCGGCGTCTCGCGCGCGGTGGCCGCGCTCGCCGAGCAGAGCGCCGACGACAAGGGCCTGTGCTGGCCGCGCGAGGTGGCCCCGGCCGATGTGCACGTGGTCGCCGCCGGCAAGGCCCTGCAGACCGAACTGGCCCTGGAGGTCGGCGAACGCCTCGGCGCGGCCGGACTGCGGGTACTGGTGGACGACCGCGCGGGCGTCTCGCCCGGTGTGAAGTTCACCGACGCCGAACTGATCGGCGTACCCACCATCCTGGTCGCGGGCCGCCGCTCGGGCGAGGGCGTCGTCGAGCTGAAGGACCGCCGTACCGGCGAGCGCGAGGAGCTCACCGTGGACGAGGCCCTGGCCCGCCTGACGAGCTGA
- a CDS encoding aminoglycoside phosphotransferase family protein, with protein sequence MAFEPPRRLVRALGETRSPLPAPAEAPAAGTGAPGGAPGHAAPDTTAAWLGGLPELVEQALAARELSLERVHVPGGRTSLVLLVRRADGSPAVLKLAPPRARPDAERAALAHWNGLGAVRPLDEDPAAGPGGVLLLERLQPDVSVRTLPEAKSMLEAAGTLRRLWVEPPAGHGFESVAARTARQAEAMRADAVLDPAAAPLVEAALAAREELLAAPGEQRLLHGTFRQSKVLAAERSPWLAVGPDPVVGECAFDLARLVRDRVEDVIAAPAGPSITRRRVKRLAESLDVDQERLRGWTLFRAVESGVRARRVGRAQDADLLLEFAGWL encoded by the coding sequence ATGGCTTTCGAACCGCCGCGCCGCCTGGTCAGGGCTCTCGGCGAGACGCGTTCACCGCTGCCCGCACCGGCCGAGGCGCCCGCCGCCGGGACCGGGGCGCCGGGCGGTGCCCCCGGGCACGCGGCGCCCGATACGACCGCCGCCTGGCTCGGCGGTCTGCCGGAGCTGGTCGAACAGGCGCTCGCCGCAAGGGAGTTGAGCCTGGAACGGGTACATGTGCCCGGTGGCCGCACCAGCCTGGTCCTGCTGGTCCGGCGTGCCGACGGCAGCCCCGCGGTGCTGAAGCTGGCGCCCCCGCGCGCCCGCCCGGACGCGGAGCGCGCCGCCCTCGCTCACTGGAACGGCCTCGGCGCGGTCCGGCCGCTCGACGAGGACCCGGCGGCCGGGCCGGGCGGTGTGCTGCTGCTCGAACGGCTCCAGCCGGACGTCTCGGTGCGCACCCTGCCCGAGGCCAAGTCGATGCTGGAGGCGGCGGGCACCCTGCGCCGCCTGTGGGTCGAGCCGCCCGCCGGGCACGGCTTCGAGTCGGTGGCCGCCCGTACCGCCCGGCAGGCCGAGGCGATGCGCGCCGACGCCGTCCTCGACCCGGCCGCGGCGCCGCTGGTCGAGGCCGCGCTCGCGGCCCGCGAGGAACTGCTCGCGGCGCCGGGCGAACAGCGGCTGCTGCACGGCACCTTCCGGCAGAGCAAGGTACTCGCCGCCGAGCGCTCCCCCTGGCTGGCGGTGGGCCCCGACCCGGTCGTCGGGGAGTGCGCCTTCGACCTGGCGCGGCTGGTCCGCGACCGGGTGGAGGACGTGATCGCCGCGCCCGCCGGTCCCTCGATCACCCGCCGCCGCGTCAAGCGCCTCGCCGAGTCCCTGGACGTCGACCAGGAACGGCTGCGCGGCTGGACCCTGTTCCGGGCCGTGGAGTCGGGCGTACGGGCACGGCGGGTGGGCCGGGCCCAGGATGCCGATCTGCTGCTGGAGTTCGCGGGCTGGCTGTAG
- a CDS encoding ferritin-like domain-containing protein, with translation MGAVERVRSGEEKARDAELAAVQAALAAEHAAVYGYGVVGGRIGKADRAQARECYEAHRARRDVLRRSVRDLGASPRPAAAGYALPFPVEDPAAARRLAAELEDRVAAVYSDLVRAATGGARGEAARALREAAVRAARWRAGSVAFPGLTERPARKVSTDGPGA, from the coding sequence ATGGGCGCGGTGGAGCGGGTGCGGAGCGGGGAAGAGAAGGCGCGGGACGCCGAACTCGCCGCTGTGCAGGCGGCGTTGGCCGCCGAGCATGCGGCGGTGTACGGCTACGGCGTGGTCGGCGGACGGATCGGCAAGGCCGACAGGGCGCAGGCGCGGGAGTGCTACGAGGCGCACCGCGCCAGGCGCGACGTACTGCGGCGCAGCGTGCGCGACCTGGGCGCGTCACCGCGTCCGGCCGCGGCCGGGTACGCGCTGCCGTTCCCGGTGGAGGATCCGGCCGCCGCCCGGCGGCTCGCGGCCGAGCTGGAGGACCGGGTCGCCGCCGTCTACTCCGATCTGGTGCGCGCGGCCACCGGTGGTGCGCGGGGCGAGGCGGCGCGTGCGCTGCGCGAGGCGGCGGTGCGGGCGGCGCGCTGGCGCGCGGGGAGCGTAGCCTTCCCTGGTCTCACCGAGCGCCCGGCGCGGAAGGTTTCGACCGACGGCCCAGGCGCGTAG